The Metabacillus litoralis genome contains a region encoding:
- the tpx gene encoding thiol peroxidase, translating into MASITFKNNPVTLLGNEVNVGDQAPDFTVLANDLSPVSLADSKGKVRIISVVPSIDTGVCDAQTRRFNEDASKLENVEVLTVSMDLPFAQKRWCASNGLENVKTLSDHRDASFGEAYGVLIKELRLLARSVFVVDSNDKVTYVEYVSEATNHPNYEAAIEAAKAAQ; encoded by the coding sequence ATGGCATCTATTACGTTCAAAAATAACCCAGTTACATTACTAGGAAATGAAGTTAATGTTGGTGATCAAGCACCAGATTTTACTGTACTAGCAAATGATTTATCACCAGTTTCACTAGCTGATTCAAAAGGGAAAGTACGTATTATTTCAGTAGTTCCTTCTATTGATACAGGAGTTTGTGATGCACAAACACGCCGTTTTAATGAAGATGCATCAAAGCTTGAAAATGTTGAAGTGTTAACAGTTAGCATGGATTTACCATTTGCACAAAAAAGATGGTGTGCATCGAATGGTCTTGAAAATGTAAAAACATTATCTGATCATCGTGATGCTTCTTTTGGTGAAGCTTATGGTGTATTAATTAAGGAATTACGTTTATTAGCAAGATCAGTATTTGTTGTAGATTCAAACGATAAAGTAACATATGTGGAATATGTTAGTGAAGCAACAAACCATCCAAATTATGAAGCGGCGATTGAAGCGGCTAAAGCTGCACAATAA
- the ytfJ gene encoding GerW family sporulation protein has translation MSDHPIQGLMKTAMENLKQMIDVNTIVGDPVETPDGSVILTVSKVGFGFAAGGSEFNSASKEEGDGQGQKSPKLPFGGGSGGGVSITPIAFLIVSSNGVKMLHLDESTHLYEKILEAAPQAVEKIQGIFKKDKGNEQKNDPLEDINSNQSSQNQKQDLDI, from the coding sequence ATGAGTGATCATCCAATTCAAGGGTTAATGAAGACTGCAATGGAAAATTTAAAACAAATGATTGATGTAAATACCATTGTAGGAGATCCTGTTGAAACACCTGATGGAAGTGTAATTTTAACTGTTTCAAAGGTTGGCTTTGGGTTTGCAGCTGGAGGTAGTGAATTTAATTCAGCTAGCAAAGAAGAAGGTGATGGTCAAGGTCAAAAATCACCAAAACTTCCATTTGGCGGCGGAAGTGGTGGTGGAGTTTCAATCACTCCTATCGCATTCTTAATCGTTTCTTCAAATGGAGTGAAGATGCTTCATTTAGACGAGAGCACCCATTTATACGAGAAAATTTTGGAGGCTGCACCTCAAGCGGTTGAAAAAATTCAAGGTATATTTAAAAAGGATAAGGGGAATGAACAAAAGAATGATCCTTTAGAAGATATTAATAGCAATCAATCAAGTCAAAATCAAAAACAAGATCTAGACATTTAA
- a CDS encoding DUF2953 domain-containing protein produces MVWIIVILLILLFLFFLILMTRLTVIIDLLHVGDDDHLKIKFRAWLGIIRYTISIPLIKVDDEANVIVKQEQKLGDENSNKKVKKGKEKITPEEEVKAIHDVKEILQHVVGLHKIVRRFLKKVKVKEFEWHSQIGIGDAAHTGMLTGLAWSIKGGVVGIVSQYMQLHTTPIISITPEFNVYCSRTKLQCMIQFRIGQAMLAGIQLIKYWKGGRPKLKSKPFSFFAN; encoded by the coding sequence ATGGTTTGGATCATAGTCATTTTACTGATATTATTATTCCTTTTTTTCCTTATTTTAATGACAAGACTAACAGTTATCATTGATTTACTTCACGTCGGAGATGATGATCATTTAAAAATAAAGTTTCGTGCATGGCTTGGCATTATTCGTTATACGATATCCATTCCTTTAATAAAGGTTGATGATGAAGCAAATGTAATTGTTAAGCAAGAGCAGAAGCTTGGTGATGAGAATTCAAACAAAAAGGTGAAAAAGGGAAAAGAAAAGATTACACCTGAAGAGGAAGTAAAAGCTATACATGATGTAAAAGAAATTTTACAGCATGTAGTAGGATTACATAAAATAGTACGACGGTTTTTAAAGAAAGTAAAAGTGAAAGAATTTGAGTGGCATTCACAAATCGGAATTGGAGATGCTGCCCATACAGGAATGCTGACAGGATTAGCGTGGTCGATAAAAGGTGGGGTGGTTGGAATTGTTAGTCAATATATGCAGTTGCATACAACACCCATTATTTCAATTACACCTGAATTTAATGTTTATTGTTCAAGAACAAAATTACAATGTATGATTCAATTTCGAATCGGGCAAGCTATGTTGGCAGGTATTCAGCTTATCAAATATTGGAAAGGTGGTCGCCCTAAACTTAAGAGCAAACCATTTTCATTTTTTGCAAATTAG
- a CDS encoding RDD family protein, translating to MDATYEGLDHSEKDQPVEKETVVDYANLLAGFWIRFWAYLIDLIVIGSMNRILVYPLLQLIGIDTNDSFIFSIVSIITAITFFAYFVIMTKLLKQTLGKMVFGLKVVSAKGEENLNWATILFRELIGRYISKIIWIGYVIAAFTPKKQALHDIFADTLVIHEKIFSKSIKEESVV from the coding sequence GTGGACGCTACATATGAGGGGTTAGATCATTCTGAAAAGGATCAGCCTGTAGAAAAAGAAACAGTTGTAGACTATGCAAATCTACTAGCAGGCTTCTGGATTCGTTTTTGGGCATATTTAATAGACCTGATTGTTATTGGTAGTATGAATCGTATCCTTGTTTATCCTCTGTTACAATTAATAGGCATAGATACAAATGATTCATTTATCTTTTCTATTGTTTCAATTATTACTGCCATTACATTTTTTGCATATTTTGTAATCATGACAAAACTGTTGAAGCAAACCTTAGGGAAAATGGTTTTTGGACTAAAAGTAGTTTCTGCTAAGGGAGAAGAAAATTTAAATTGGGCTACAATCCTATTCAGAGAGTTAATTGGAAGGTATATTTCAAAAATTATTTGGATTGGTTATGTGATTGCAGCATTTACTCCCAAAAAACAAGCTTTACATGATATTTTTGCTGACACCCTAGTTATTCATGAAAAAATTTTTTCAAAATCAATTAAAGAAGAGTCTGTTGTTTAA
- the sppA gene encoding signal peptide peptidase SppA, with the protein MNGKRWGALAIAAVLFVFSIIISSTMMFLNQSEMFAEAFSTGSEFSEEVIDEGSEFSKILVLNVNGVIQDTGEDVTSFFSTAGYKHQTFLDMIEAAGEDNTIKGVILRVNSPGGGVVESAEIHKKLLELKETSKKPLYVSMGTQAASGGYYISTAGDKIFAAPDTLTGSLGVIMQSINYGGLAEKYGVKFETIKSGPYKDIFSPTREMTEDERNILQSMVDNAYAGFVDVITEGRPLSEDQVRKVADGRIYDGRQAKEIKLIDELGYFDDTVEAMKKDLKIKDAQVIQYGTALGFESLLSMTASKVFREDIELSNLYQLLSNTNSPRLMYLYSE; encoded by the coding sequence ATGAATGGTAAGCGCTGGGGAGCTTTAGCAATCGCAGCTGTTTTATTTGTATTTTCCATTATTATCAGTTCAACGATGATGTTCTTAAATCAAAGTGAGATGTTTGCGGAAGCTTTCTCAACTGGTTCTGAATTTTCGGAGGAAGTCATTGATGAGGGCTCTGAATTTAGTAAAATTCTTGTTTTAAATGTAAATGGAGTGATCCAAGACACAGGCGAAGATGTTACCTCGTTCTTTAGTACAGCGGGATATAAACATCAAACGTTTTTAGATATGATAGAGGCTGCAGGTGAGGATAACACGATAAAAGGAGTCATTTTAAGGGTGAATTCTCCTGGTGGCGGAGTTGTAGAAAGTGCGGAAATACATAAAAAACTTCTTGAGTTAAAAGAAACTAGCAAAAAACCATTGTATGTATCGATGGGAACACAAGCAGCATCAGGAGGATATTATATTTCTACAGCAGGAGATAAAATTTTTGCTGCACCCGATACGTTAACTGGTTCTTTAGGTGTAATCATGCAGTCTATTAACTATGGTGGATTGGCTGAAAAGTATGGTGTAAAGTTTGAAACGATTAAGAGCGGACCATACAAAGATATTTTTTCACCAACCCGTGAAATGACAGAGGACGAAAGAAACATTCTACAATCTATGGTCGATAATGCTTATGCGGGATTTGTAGATGTTATCACAGAAGGACGACCATTGTCAGAAGATCAGGTACGAAAGGTTGCAGATGGTAGAATTTACGATGGAAGACAAGCAAAGGAAATTAAGTTAATTGACGAATTAGGTTATTTTGACGACACAGTTGAAGCAATGAAAAAAGATTTGAAAATTAAGGATGCGCAAGTGATTCAATACGGTACAGCTTTAGGTTTTGAAAGCCTTCTATCAATGACTGCTAGCAAAGTATTTAGGGAAGACATTGAACTGTCAAATCTTTATCAGCTTCTGTCAAATACAAATTCACCAAGGCTAATGTATTTATATTCTGAATAA
- a CDS encoding NAD kinase yields MTDRRNIYFFYKKEEHTLEKINTLIEAAKKSDFIVVNDYKKANIIVSIGGDGAFLQAARKTNFRSDCLYVGIGVDDTLSLYCDFHLDDIEKMIEAINESQIEVRRYPVLEVKIDDSTTFKCLNECSIRSSIIKTFVIDVFIDNLHFETFRGDGMLIATPTGSTGYTKSVNGAVVDPMLPCIQVSELASLNNNLYRTLGSSFILSDKRKLKLKVVQDGNDYPVIGMDNEALSIRHVQELEFGLSEQPIKTVKLKDNSYWEKVQRTFL; encoded by the coding sequence GTGACAGATCGTCGTAATATTTACTTTTTCTACAAAAAAGAGGAACATACACTTGAAAAAATTAACACATTAATTGAAGCTGCTAAAAAAAGTGATTTTATAGTTGTAAATGATTATAAAAAAGCAAACATCATTGTCAGTATCGGTGGAGATGGTGCTTTCCTTCAAGCTGCTCGAAAAACAAATTTCAGATCAGATTGCTTGTATGTGGGTATCGGCGTTGATGATACATTAAGCCTATACTGCGATTTTCATTTAGATGATATTGAGAAAATGATAGAAGCAATAAATGAATCTCAAATAGAAGTAAGACGTTATCCTGTTTTAGAAGTAAAAATCGATGATTCAACAACGTTTAAATGCTTAAATGAATGTTCTATTCGTTCAAGCATCATTAAAACATTTGTTATTGATGTTTTTATTGATAATCTCCATTTTGAAACATTCCGAGGAGATGGTATGTTGATTGCTACACCAACTGGAAGCACTGGGTATACCAAGTCTGTAAACGGAGCAGTGGTTGATCCTATGTTACCGTGTATACAAGTGAGTGAATTAGCTTCATTAAACAATAACCTTTACCGTACCCTAGGCTCTTCCTTTATTCTTAGCGATAAAAGAAAATTAAAGCTTAAGGTTGTACAAGATGGTAATGATTATCCTGTTATTGGAATGGATAATGAAGCATTAAGTATTCGCCATGTCCAGGAATTAGAGTTCGGTCTAAGCGAACAACCAATTAAAACGGTTAAACTTAAAGATAATTCTTACTGGGAAAAAGTACAGAGAACATTTTTATAA
- a CDS encoding amidohydrolase, whose amino-acid sequence MGTLWYGGNIYTLEQEKGKVHAVFTKNGRIVDVGSYETLTTQYSDEITEKQDLQGHTMIPGLVDSHLHLIAHGEKLLRLDFSRTTDSSEIIQSIKKRATEVKKGSWIIGEGWNENQLEDQRILHRSELDEVSPDHPVMLRRICRHAIIANSKALELANISKESEDPAGGVIVRDQELNPTGYLLDQAQELVLNIAPSPTVEELEFALHTSIKDCYQKGLVGAHTEDLSYYGSLENTLEAFQRVLNNGMKFRSHLLVHHLIVDEFQQKKREIGEFGEFGAMKIFADGALGGRTALLSFPYKDEPTTSGVAIHTKKELEELVQKARQYKMEVAVHVIGDLAFQWTIDIIKNNPPLKGQHDRLIHAQILRKELIEKAKHLPIILDIQPRFVTSDFPWVIDRIGEEHLESCYAWKTLLNEGIHCAGGSDAPIEPVDPLLGIHAAVTRTSEYEETGKSYLPEEKLSMYEAVELFTKGSAYAIHHEQDRGMIKKGYTADFTILDQDIFTIEPDKLLSTNVMMTVVDNEIVYKKNALQTT is encoded by the coding sequence ATGGGAACGTTATGGTATGGTGGAAACATCTACACATTAGAGCAGGAAAAAGGGAAAGTTCATGCTGTTTTCACAAAAAATGGACGAATCGTAGACGTAGGTAGCTATGAAACACTTACTACTCAGTACTCCGATGAAATTACAGAGAAACAGGACCTACAAGGTCATACAATGATTCCAGGGCTGGTCGATAGCCATCTTCATTTAATTGCTCATGGAGAAAAGCTGCTAAGACTGGATTTTTCAAGAACAACTGACTCTAGTGAGATTATACAAAGTATAAAAAAAAGAGCAACTGAAGTAAAAAAAGGAAGTTGGATTATTGGCGAGGGTTGGAACGAAAATCAATTAGAAGATCAAAGAATACTTCATCGTTCAGAGTTAGATGAGGTATCGCCAGATCATCCTGTTATGTTAAGACGTATATGTCGGCATGCAATTATAGCTAATTCAAAAGCATTGGAACTTGCAAATATTTCTAAAGAATCAGAGGATCCAGCAGGTGGGGTTATTGTCAGAGATCAGGAGCTTAACCCAACTGGATATTTGTTAGATCAAGCACAGGAGCTTGTACTTAATATCGCTCCATCCCCGACGGTAGAAGAACTGGAGTTTGCTCTTCATACATCTATTAAAGATTGCTATCAAAAAGGGCTGGTAGGAGCTCATACTGAAGATCTCTCTTACTATGGAAGTTTGGAAAATACATTAGAAGCTTTTCAAAGAGTATTAAACAATGGCATGAAATTTCGAAGTCATTTACTTGTTCATCATCTTATCGTTGATGAATTTCAACAGAAAAAGAGAGAGATTGGAGAGTTTGGTGAATTTGGTGCTATGAAAATCTTTGCTGATGGTGCACTTGGGGGAAGAACTGCGCTTCTTAGTTTTCCATATAAAGATGAACCAACAACATCAGGAGTTGCTATTCACACAAAGAAAGAGTTAGAGGAATTGGTCCAAAAGGCGAGACAATATAAAATGGAAGTTGCAGTTCATGTAATTGGTGACCTAGCATTTCAATGGACAATTGATATCATTAAAAACAATCCACCTTTAAAGGGACAACATGATCGTCTTATTCATGCTCAAATTCTGAGAAAAGAATTAATTGAAAAAGCTAAACATTTACCTATTATTTTAGATATTCAGCCTCGTTTTGTCACTAGTGATTTTCCATGGGTTATTGACCGAATTGGGGAAGAGCATTTAGAATCCTGCTATGCTTGGAAAACACTTTTAAATGAAGGAATTCACTGTGCAGGAGGATCAGATGCACCAATTGAGCCGGTTGATCCCTTATTAGGAATTCATGCTGCTGTGACAAGAACAAGCGAATATGAAGAAACAGGGAAAAGTTATCTGCCTGAAGAAAAATTATCTATGTACGAAGCTGTTGAGCTTTTTACAAAGGGCAGCGCATACGCTATTCATCATGAGCAAGATAGAGGTATGATCAAAAAAGGATATACGGCAGATTTTACAATTTTGGATCAAGATATTTTTACAATTGAACCTGATAAACTCTTAAGTACAAATGTCATGATGACTGTAGTAGATAATGAAATTGTTTATAAGAAGAATGCGTTGCAAACAACATAA
- the mbcS gene encoding acyl-CoA synthetase MbcS produces the protein MVREELLAPPIYNLVEEIEKYAGGSTKVALKWENEQGEKKEITYHSLINRVNQIGNALIEQGLKPGQTVLVVIPRVIDAYAVYLGALKAGLVVIPSSEMLKTKDLQYRITHGDVKAVISYGLYTEEFKEIKEYPSLKKFVVEGNKQDWTSLEELISSQSTSMEPVQTKSDSMAFISYTSGTTGNPKGVVHTHGWAFAHLRTAAKNWLSIDENDVVWATAGPGWQKWVWSPFLSVLGSGATGLIYHGKFDPEKYLQLLDDYSVNVLCCTPTEYRLMAKVEKLDKYSLTNLHSAVSAGEPLNREVIETFQKYFNVSVRDGYGQTENTLLVGILKGMEIKPGSMGKPTPGNDVKIINDESEVCAVGEVGDIAVHRDTPALFKEYYKDFERTAMQFRGDYYVTGDRARMDEDGYFWFEGRSDDIIISSGYTIGPFEVEDALVKHPYVKECAVVASPDEVRGNVVKAFVVLRNPSLANEPDLISTLQQHVKDLTAPYKYPREIEFIEDLPKTTSGKIRRVVLRDRELKLKQA, from the coding sequence ATGGTAAGAGAAGAACTTCTTGCACCACCAATTTATAATCTAGTTGAAGAAATAGAGAAATATGCTGGAGGCTCCACAAAAGTTGCATTAAAATGGGAAAACGAACAAGGTGAGAAAAAGGAAATTACCTACCATTCATTAATAAATCGAGTAAATCAGATTGGAAACGCTTTAATAGAGCAGGGGTTAAAGCCAGGACAAACAGTTTTAGTGGTGATTCCTAGAGTGATAGATGCCTACGCTGTATATTTGGGAGCGTTAAAGGCAGGGTTAGTTGTTATTCCTAGCTCAGAAATGCTGAAAACAAAAGATTTACAATACCGAATTACACATGGAGATGTAAAGGCCGTTATAAGCTATGGGCTTTATACAGAAGAATTTAAAGAGATAAAAGAATATCCTTCCCTAAAAAAATTTGTTGTAGAGGGAAATAAACAAGATTGGACTTCGTTAGAAGAATTGATTAGTTCACAAAGTACCTCAATGGAACCAGTCCAAACAAAGTCAGATAGCATGGCTTTTATATCTTATACTTCTGGTACAACAGGTAACCCTAAAGGGGTTGTCCATACACATGGGTGGGCTTTTGCTCATTTAAGAACAGCCGCAAAAAATTGGCTAAGTATTGATGAAAATGACGTTGTTTGGGCAACTGCAGGCCCTGGTTGGCAAAAGTGGGTTTGGAGTCCATTTTTATCTGTATTAGGTTCCGGTGCAACGGGATTGATCTACCACGGGAAGTTTGATCCAGAAAAATACTTACAACTTTTAGACGATTACAGTGTAAATGTTTTATGTTGTACACCAACTGAATATCGTTTAATGGCAAAGGTTGAAAAACTAGATAAATATTCACTTACAAACTTACATAGTGCTGTATCTGCTGGAGAGCCTTTAAATAGAGAGGTTATTGAAACATTCCAAAAATATTTTAATGTGAGTGTACGCGACGGTTATGGACAAACAGAGAACACTTTACTTGTAGGTATTTTAAAAGGAATGGAAATTAAGCCTGGTTCAATGGGGAAACCAACACCAGGTAATGATGTGAAAATTATTAATGATGAAAGTGAAGTTTGTGCTGTAGGGGAAGTTGGAGACATTGCGGTTCACCGAGACACACCAGCTTTATTTAAAGAATACTATAAGGATTTTGAACGAACAGCTATGCAGTTCAGAGGTGATTATTATGTAACTGGTGACCGTGCCCGAATGGATGAGGATGGATATTTCTGGTTCGAAGGTAGAAGTGATGATATTATTATTAGTTCAGGATATACCATTGGACCTTTCGAGGTAGAAGATGCACTAGTAAAACATCCATATGTGAAAGAATGTGCTGTTGTTGCAAGTCCTGACGAGGTAAGAGGAAATGTTGTAAAAGCATTTGTTGTGTTAAGAAATCCTTCATTAGCCAATGAACCGGACCTTATATCGACCCTTCAGCAGCACGTGAAAGATTTAACAGCTCCTTATAAGTATCCGAGAGAAATCGAATTTATTGAAGATTTACCAAAAACAACTTCAGGAAAAATTCGACGCGTAGTATTAAGAGACCGTGAATTAAAGCTTAAACAGGCGTAG
- a CDS encoding alpha/beta-type small acid-soluble spore protein produces MAQNSGSNSSNQLVVPGAAQAIDQMKYEIASEFGVNLGPETTSRANGSVGGEITKRLVSFAQQQMSGSFQQ; encoded by the coding sequence ATGGCACAAAACAGTGGATCTAATAGCTCAAACCAACTTGTTGTACCTGGTGCTGCACAAGCTATCGATCAAATGAAGTATGAAATCGCTTCTGAATTTGGTGTTAACTTAGGACCAGAAACAACTTCACGTGCTAACGGTTCAGTTGGTGGTGAAATCACAAAACGTTTAGTTTCTTTTGCTCAACAACAAATGAGCGGTTCTTTCCAACAATAA